A window of Thermosynechococcus sp. NK55a contains these coding sequences:
- the hpnA gene encoding hopanoid-associated sugar epimerase yields MSTTAFLTGASGFVGTHVAQVLAERGYRVRALVRQPQRADHLKPWDVELVQGDLCTSDLVTLMQGCQVLFHVAAHYSLWRRDRRLLYAVNVEGTRRILAAAREAGIERTVYTSSVAAIGVDPSGQPTTEAYQSPPEKLISEYKRSKYWAEQVAHEAISQGQDIVIVNPSTPIGAGDAKPTPTGEIILRFLRRQMPFYVNTGLNLIHVRDVAIGHLLALEKGKTGERYILGHQNLTLADILGRLAAMTGLPRPLGEIPIGIPLVVAWLDEVVLGALGKPPAIPVDGVRMAQQKMFYDARKAVAELGLPQTPIDEALRDAVTWYRERGYCP; encoded by the coding sequence TTGAGCACTACCGCCTTTCTCACGGGTGCCAGTGGCTTTGTCGGTACCCATGTGGCTCAGGTTCTCGCAGAAAGGGGCTATCGCGTCCGTGCCCTGGTGCGACAACCGCAGCGGGCCGATCATCTCAAGCCATGGGATGTGGAGCTGGTGCAAGGGGATTTATGCACTAGCGACCTCGTCACCTTGATGCAGGGGTGCCAAGTGCTCTTCCATGTTGCAGCCCATTACAGTCTGTGGCGGCGCGATCGCCGCCTTCTCTATGCCGTTAATGTGGAGGGCACCCGTCGCATCTTGGCCGCTGCCCGTGAGGCTGGTATTGAGCGCACGGTTTACACCAGTTCCGTCGCCGCCATTGGTGTTGATCCCAGTGGCCAACCCACCACCGAAGCCTACCAAAGCCCCCCCGAAAAGCTAATCAGCGAGTACAAGCGCTCCAAGTACTGGGCAGAGCAGGTGGCTCACGAGGCAATCTCCCAAGGCCAAGATATTGTGATTGTCAACCCCAGTACCCCCATTGGTGCTGGGGATGCAAAGCCCACCCCCACCGGTGAAATCATCCTGCGCTTTTTACGGCGACAGATGCCCTTTTACGTCAACACGGGGTTGAACCTGATCCATGTGCGGGATGTGGCGATCGGTCATCTTTTGGCCTTAGAAAAAGGCAAAACGGGTGAACGCTACATCCTCGGTCACCAAAACCTAACGCTGGCAGACATTCTGGGACGATTAGCCGCGATGACTGGGCTGCCGCGCCCCCTTGGCGAAATTCCCATTGGGATTCCCTTAGTGGTGGCTTGGTTGGATGAAGTGGTGCTGGGGGCTTTGGGCAAACCCCCCGCGATTCCTGTGGATGGGGTGCGCATGGCCCAGCAAAAAATGTTTTACGATGCCCGCAAAGCTGTGGCTGAATTGGGTTTGCCCCAGACGCCGATTGATGAGGCACTGCGGGACGCTGTGACTTGGTACCGCGAACGGGGGTACTGCCCCTAG
- a CDS encoding class I SAM-dependent methyltransferase — MLVAPFASQLPFVEETLHSSYQALQWGKNIFAIAHKTLSARLLNTVFPTEERTQPLSPELQAWLKERYETLLQQDWQDAAAGFYPAALLFDAPWEEFLRFYPLLLLDLPQMWQRARSRQFQEFAKNLRLEDYPQYYRQNFHYQTDGYLSETSANLYDVQVELLFGGTADAMRRRVIAPIAQHFVAHPPAPPLRILDVACGTGRTLKQLRYAFPAAVLFGLDLSPAYLRKANALLATQAGALPQLIQGNAESLPYVDSYFSAITCVFLFHELPAPVRQNVIYECARVLQPGGIFVICDSIQALDSPEQRPMMENFANLFHEPFYRNYIEDDLNIRLEKAGLVVKEVQHHFMSKYWVAVKPS, encoded by the coding sequence ATGTTGGTTGCGCCCTTTGCCTCTCAGTTGCCCTTTGTGGAAGAGACGCTTCACAGTAGCTATCAAGCCCTGCAATGGGGTAAAAACATTTTTGCGATCGCCCACAAAACCCTGAGTGCGCGGCTTTTGAATACGGTCTTTCCCACGGAAGAACGGACGCAACCCCTCAGCCCCGAATTGCAAGCCTGGCTCAAGGAACGCTACGAAACTCTACTCCAGCAAGATTGGCAGGACGCCGCCGCAGGTTTCTATCCTGCTGCCCTGCTCTTTGATGCCCCTTGGGAAGAGTTCCTCCGCTTTTATCCCCTGCTGTTGCTAGACTTGCCGCAGATGTGGCAGCGGGCGCGATCGCGCCAATTTCAGGAGTTTGCTAAAAACCTGCGCCTTGAGGACTATCCGCAGTACTATCGGCAGAACTTCCACTACCAAACCGATGGCTACCTCAGTGAAACCTCCGCCAACCTCTACGATGTCCAAGTGGAACTGCTCTTTGGTGGCACGGCAGATGCAATGCGGCGGCGGGTGATTGCCCCCATTGCCCAACATTTTGTTGCTCATCCCCCCGCGCCACCCCTGCGCATTCTCGATGTTGCCTGTGGCACCGGTCGCACCCTAAAACAACTGCGCTACGCTTTCCCAGCGGCGGTGCTCTTTGGCCTTGATTTGTCCCCCGCCTACCTGCGCAAAGCCAACGCCCTACTGGCGACCCAGGCGGGTGCGCTGCCGCAACTGATTCAGGGCAACGCTGAAAGCCTGCCCTACGTGGATAGCTATTTTAGCGCCATCACCTGTGTCTTTCTCTTCCATGAACTGCCCGCCCCCGTGCGCCAAAACGTGATCTATGAATGCGCCCGCGTTCTGCAGCCGGGAGGCATCTTTGTCATCTGTGACTCAATTCAAGCCTTGGATTCCCCAGAGCAGCGTCCGATGATGGAAAACTTTGCCAACCTTTTCCACGAGCCCTTTTACCGCAACTATATCGAGGATGATCTCAACATTCGCTTAGAAAAAGCGGGTCTGGTGGTCAAAGAGGTGCAGCACCACTTTATGAGTAAGTATTGGGTAGCGGTTAAGCCTTCTTAG
- the gyrA gene encoding DNA gyrase subunit A translates to MSFAADSSRIIPTELREEISRSYLEYAMSVIVGRALPDARDGLKPVHRRILYAMHELGLTSDRPFRKCARVVGEVLGKYHPHGDSAVYDALVRMAQDFSMRHPLIEGHGNFGSIDNDPPAAMRYTECRLQALATEALLQDIEQETVDFVDNFDGSQQEPLVLPARIPQLLLNGTSGIAVGMATNIPPHNLGELVDGLVALIHHPQISDRELMRYIPGPDFPTGGHILGQGGIEEAYTTGRGSITLRAVATIETLEAPGRQPREAIIVTELPYQTNKAALMEKIAELVNEKKIEGIADLRDESDRDGIRVVIELKRDAYPRVVLNNLYKQTPLQVNFGANMLAIVNGEPQLLTLKRSLEVFLRFREEAIARRTRYALRKAEERDHLLQGLLVALANLDAVIQLIRSASDTALARQQLMQTYALSEAQADAILQMQLRRLTALEAEKIEREHAELQRQIADYRDILAHRQRVLEIIEKEVTELKAKYATPRRSRIVQADGEISDTDLIANDKSVILVTQQGYIKRMPVDTFEAQSRDGRGRKGAEIKEDDAVEHFFSCNDHDRILFFSDRGLVYALPAYQIPSGSRQARGTPIVQLLPIPREEKITSVIAVQEFSEDEYLVMLTRKGFIKKTPLAAFSNIRANGLIAISLEEGDQLRWVRRTREEDTIIIGSRQGMAIHFRASHDQLRPLGRATRGVKSMSLRPGDELVGMDILPAAIANRFAATPEDDRAESEDAEETVVHSEGPWVLVITTNGYGKRVPVQQFRLQNRAGMGITATKFKAKSNEDQLAALRIVNAEDELMIVTSRGIIIRQKVMDISSQSRSATGVRLQRLDEEDAIVTAAVLPPGSMEAAAD, encoded by the coding sequence ATGAGCTTTGCTGCTGATTCTTCTCGGATCATTCCCACTGAGTTACGGGAGGAAATTTCGCGCTCCTACCTTGAATATGCCATGAGCGTCATTGTTGGGCGTGCCCTTCCCGATGCCCGCGATGGTCTCAAACCCGTCCACCGCCGGATTCTTTATGCAATGCACGAGTTGGGGCTGACCAGCGATCGCCCCTTTCGCAAATGTGCCCGTGTGGTGGGGGAAGTGCTAGGGAAATATCACCCCCACGGCGATTCGGCGGTCTATGATGCCCTGGTGCGGATGGCTCAGGACTTCTCCATGCGTCACCCCCTCATTGAGGGTCATGGCAACTTTGGCTCCATTGACAACGATCCACCGGCGGCAATGCGGTACACCGAGTGTCGGCTGCAAGCCCTGGCCACGGAAGCCCTGTTGCAGGACATTGAGCAGGAAACCGTGGACTTTGTGGATAACTTTGATGGCTCCCAGCAGGAACCCCTGGTTTTACCGGCACGCATTCCCCAGTTGCTGCTCAATGGGACCTCCGGTATTGCCGTGGGGATGGCCACGAATATCCCGCCCCATAACTTGGGGGAACTGGTGGATGGGCTGGTGGCCCTAATCCATCATCCTCAGATCAGCGATCGCGAGCTAATGCGCTACATTCCGGGACCTGATTTTCCCACCGGGGGGCATATCCTCGGCCAAGGGGGGATTGAAGAGGCCTACACCACCGGTCGCGGTTCGATTACGCTGCGGGCAGTGGCCACGATTGAAACCCTTGAAGCGCCGGGTCGCCAACCCCGTGAGGCCATTATCGTTACGGAGTTACCCTACCAAACCAACAAGGCAGCACTGATGGAAAAAATTGCCGAGTTGGTCAATGAGAAAAAAATTGAGGGCATTGCCGACCTGCGCGACGAAAGCGATCGCGATGGGATTCGGGTGGTGATTGAGCTAAAGCGGGATGCCTACCCCCGCGTGGTGCTGAACAATCTTTACAAGCAAACGCCGCTACAGGTCAATTTTGGGGCCAATATGCTGGCGATCGTCAACGGCGAGCCGCAACTGCTGACCCTCAAGCGCAGTTTAGAGGTGTTCCTTCGTTTCCGCGAAGAGGCGATCGCCCGCCGTACCCGCTATGCCCTGCGCAAGGCCGAAGAACGGGATCACCTGCTCCAAGGATTGCTGGTGGCGCTGGCCAATCTCGATGCCGTGATTCAACTCATTCGCAGCGCCAGTGACACTGCCCTTGCTCGCCAGCAATTGATGCAAACCTATGCCCTCAGTGAGGCCCAAGCCGATGCCATTTTACAGATGCAACTGCGGCGCCTCACCGCCCTAGAGGCGGAAAAAATTGAGCGGGAGCATGCGGAGCTGCAGCGGCAAATTGCCGATTACCGGGATATTTTGGCCCATCGGCAGCGGGTACTGGAGATTATTGAAAAAGAAGTGACAGAACTCAAGGCCAAGTATGCCACGCCGCGGCGATCGCGAATTGTACAAGCGGATGGGGAGATTAGCGACACCGATTTAATTGCCAACGATAAATCCGTCATTCTCGTTACCCAGCAGGGCTACATCAAGCGGATGCCGGTGGATACCTTTGAAGCCCAAAGTCGCGATGGCCGGGGACGCAAAGGAGCAGAGATTAAGGAAGATGATGCCGTTGAGCACTTCTTTAGCTGTAATGATCACGATCGCATTCTTTTCTTTAGCGATCGCGGTTTAGTCTATGCCTTGCCCGCCTACCAAATTCCCAGTGGCTCCCGCCAAGCCCGCGGCACCCCCATTGTTCAACTGCTACCCATTCCCCGCGAGGAAAAAATTACCTCCGTCATTGCTGTCCAAGAATTTAGTGAAGATGAGTATCTCGTGATGCTCACCCGTAAGGGCTTCATTAAGAAAACACCACTGGCGGCCTTTAGTAATATCCGCGCCAATGGCCTGATTGCGATTTCCCTTGAAGAGGGAGATCAACTGCGGTGGGTGCGCCGTACCCGCGAAGAGGACACCATTATCATCGGCTCGCGCCAGGGCATGGCGATTCATTTTCGCGCCAGTCACGATCAACTGCGCCCCCTTGGCCGTGCCACCCGGGGGGTCAAATCCATGAGCCTGCGGCCGGGGGATGAACTGGTGGGGATGGATATTCTACCGGCGGCGATCGCCAACCGTTTTGCCGCCACCCCTGAGGATGACCGTGCCGAGAGTGAAGATGCTGAGGAAACAGTCGTTCACAGTGAAGGCCCTTGGGTACTGGTGATCACCACCAATGGCTACGGCAAGCGGGTACCGGTGCAACAGTTCCGGCTGCAAAACCGCGCTGGCATGGGCATTACCGCCACCAAGTTCAAAGCCAAAAGCAATGAGGATCAACTGGCGGCGCTGCGGATTGTCAATGCCGAGGATGAACTGATGATTGTTACCAGTCGCGGTATCATCATTCGCCAAAAGGTGATGGACATTTCCTCACAGTCGCGATCGGCCACGGGCGTCCGTCTGCAACGGCTAGATGAGGAGGATGCAATTGTCACGGCAGCGGTCCTGCCCCCCGGTAGCATGGAGGCAGCGGCAGATTGA